The region GGAACAGGCCGTTGTTGGTGATCTGCGAGATGAACGCCGGTCCTTCGCCGCCACCACCGCCCCCCGTCGAGCCGTCGCGGGTCTCGATCTTGATCGCGATGCCGATGAGGATCGGCACGGCCGCGAGCACGGCGAGCAGCGCGATGGTCCGCCAGCGCCGGAAGGTGGTGAGGAGCTCGCTGCGGAAGAGCCCGAAGGTCCACAGGGGGCTCGGTTTCCGTACCGCCGTGTCCTGGACGCGTATCGCCTCGGCCTCGACCTCGGCCTCGGTCTCAGCCCGCGACATCGAACCCCTCCCCCGTCAGCGCCACGAACGCGTCCTCCAGTGAGGCCCGTTCGACGCCAAAGCCACGGACGCGGACGCCCGCCGTGACCAACGCGGCGTTCAGTTCGGCGAGTTCGCGGTCCGGAGGTTCGGCGGTCACGCCCGTCTCCGTCACGACGAGATCCGCGATTCCCTGTTCCTTCAGCACGCGCGCCGCGTCCCCGGGGTCCGGGGTGGTCACGACAAGCCGCCCTCGCGCCCCCGCCGCGAGCTCCGCCACCGGGCCCTGGGTGATCAGCCGCCCCTGTGCCATCACGGCGGCGTGCGTGCACACCTGCTCGATCTCGTCGAGCAGGTGTGAGGAGAGGAAGACGGTCGTGCCGTCCGAGGCCAGCTCCCGCACGAGGGAACGGATCTCGCGCATGCCCTGCGGGTCGAGGCCGTTGGTCGGCTCGTCCAGGACGAGCAGGCGGCGGGGCTGGAGCAGCGCGGCCGCGAGCCCGAGCCGCTGCTTCATGCCGAGCGAGTACGCCTTCGCCTTCTTGCCCGCGGCCGCGGTGAGTCCGACCCGGTCGAGGGCGGCCGCGACGCGGGTACGCCGGGTGCGCGGGTCGGCGGTCGGGTCGGCGGCGTCGTACCGGAGGAGGTTGTCACGGCCGGAGAGGAAGCCGTACAGCGCGGGGCCCTCGATGAGGGCGCCCACGTGCGGGAGCACGGCGCGGGTGGCGCGGGGCATGGGCTGCCCCAGCACACGCGCCGTGCCCGAGGTCGGCTCGATCAGGCCCATCAGCATGCGGATGGTGGTGGTCTTGCCCGAGCCGTTGGGCCCGAGGAAGCCGAAGACGCTGGCCGCCGGGACGGTCAGGTCGAGGCCGTCCACGGCGACCTGTCCGCCGCGGAAGCGCTTGGTGAGCGCGCGGGTGGCGATCACCGTGCCCTCGGCGGACGCGGTGGCGGTGCCCGCCACAGGCGGGTCCGTAACCTCGGCGGACCGCTCCTCCATGGGCTCCCTCGTTTCGGCTTCGTCCGTACTCTGGTCGGTTCCGTCCGTCGGTTCCGTCCGTACGGTGCTCAGTGGGCCGCGTTGGCCGCCTTCACCAGCGCGTCCTTGGTGACCGCACCGGCGTACACCTTGCCGTCGTCCGTGATCAGCGCGTTGACCAGGCGGGTCGAGAAGACCGTGCCCGAACCGAACTTGCCCTTGACGTGATCACCGAGGGAGTTCAGGAACCCGGAGACGTTGCCGCCCTCGGACGACGAGCCGGAGGGCATGCCCTGGCCGCCCGTGTCGAACTCCGCGATGGTGCTCCAGCCCTT is a window of Streptomyces mirabilis DNA encoding:
- a CDS encoding ABC transporter ATP-binding protein translates to MEERSAEVTDPPVAGTATASAEGTVIATRALTKRFRGGQVAVDGLDLTVPAASVFGFLGPNGSGKTTTIRMLMGLIEPTSGTARVLGQPMPRATRAVLPHVGALIEGPALYGFLSGRDNLLRYDAADPTADPRTRRTRVAAALDRVGLTAAAGKKAKAYSLGMKQRLGLAAALLQPRRLLVLDEPTNGLDPQGMREIRSLVRELASDGTTVFLSSHLLDEIEQVCTHAAVMAQGRLITQGPVAELAAGARGRLVVTTPDPGDAARVLKEQGIADLVVTETGVTAEPPDRELAELNAALVTAGVRVRGFGVERASLEDAFVALTGEGFDVAG